In a single window of the Vibrio celticus genome:
- a CDS encoding class II fructose-bisphosphate aldolase: MSTNLTTLLNQYRAEQRCLAGFNINDIYDLHAVALAANELDLPFMAMTYPPVAELNGTYLCRKMVDGFERIANQKIYLHLDHSTSVDLCKQAIDDGYDSVMIDGSHSDLKTNIKMTREVVDYARSAGVSVEAEIGKIMGRDVIIKSEDDYLASVADVVALCEEAGPDIVAIGIGTAHGFTPTTPKIHFDRLQQIANAVSNPLVLHGGTGIADEDIQRAITMGIAKINIGTIVHTTYMREAHAIITKDVASAYPPVIMKEIIPQVQAVVLDRLKAVNSIL; encoded by the coding sequence ATGTCTACAAACTTAACTACGCTACTCAACCAGTATCGTGCAGAACAACGTTGTCTTGCTGGCTTTAATATCAACGATATTTATGATCTTCATGCTGTTGCATTAGCGGCGAATGAGTTAGACCTACCATTTATGGCAATGACGTATCCACCTGTTGCAGAGCTAAATGGTACGTACTTATGTCGTAAAATGGTGGATGGTTTTGAACGAATTGCCAATCAAAAAATATACCTACATCTCGATCACAGTACCTCCGTTGATCTATGTAAACAAGCGATCGACGACGGTTATGATTCGGTCATGATTGACGGTTCTCATAGTGACCTGAAAACCAACATCAAAATGACACGAGAGGTCGTCGATTACGCTCGTAGTGCCGGCGTCTCGGTAGAAGCTGAAATCGGCAAAATTATGGGACGAGATGTCATCATCAAAAGTGAAGATGATTACCTTGCATCAGTAGCAGACGTCGTAGCCTTATGTGAAGAGGCTGGACCAGATATCGTTGCCATTGGCATTGGTACCGCTCATGGTTTTACACCAACAACGCCAAAAATTCATTTTGACCGCTTACAACAGATTGCCAATGCTGTCTCTAATCCACTGGTACTGCATGGTGGGACAGGAATTGCCGATGAAGATATTCAAAGAGCCATTACCATGGGGATTGCCAAAATTAACATTGGCACCATTGTCCATACTACCTACATGCGAGAAGCCCACGCAATAATAACCAAAGATGTCGCTTCTGCTTATCCACCAGTCATCATGAAAGAGATTATCCCTCAAGTTCAAGCTGTCGTATTAGACCGCTTAAAGGCGGTGAACTCCATTCTATAA
- a CDS encoding L-fucose/L-arabinose isomerase family protein, which yields MTTKFPLRAGLLEQEMKSLIAPKANYSNVPVGFIGIGFELHFDWTKAKQSYKQAVSDVAGVFSQYNSMLAEDEPIQTKEQMLALLESYYAQGMKALIVYQASYIQGDLALALALWLADHNVPILSWSHTETTGGSLTANRLCGQNFLLNNLSSMEVQYSWIFEEPGAESLNESLGRFIRTTSAKARLKHAKLLMVGGMRVPGFYDCELNEMSIAKHFGLAVERIDMHTIWLHGEAKYHDDILNPLVDKLVNSPKVHKCDVKRDELKKSVRLALAIADYANKEGYIGVALKNWPELFDNYGISGDGAGSLVQDLGIPVADESDMGALLTMTIFNEITVGEALPTLMDFSFVNHSENKIGMWHCGGTSTKLMRDGCQLEIRNHSILDNYDPETSYGMLFEFLQETGPVTIAKYQYPHASTIFSFEGNLVESPMRYRGCYGEVVPTELNSKSVASSIMNHGMDHHWVVARGHLLEDLREFNYWSGINELPATAAQTTGRGLPKKLDF from the coding sequence ATGACGACTAAATTTCCGCTTCGTGCTGGACTACTTGAACAAGAAATGAAATCTCTTATCGCACCTAAAGCCAACTACAGCAATGTACCTGTAGGATTCATTGGCATTGGTTTCGAGCTGCATTTTGATTGGACGAAAGCCAAACAGTCTTATAAACAAGCGGTGTCTGATGTCGCGGGAGTCTTTTCCCAGTACAACTCCATGCTTGCCGAAGACGAGCCTATTCAAACCAAAGAACAGATGCTAGCGCTGTTAGAAAGTTACTACGCGCAAGGTATGAAAGCGCTTATCGTCTACCAAGCTTCATACATACAAGGTGATTTAGCGCTAGCATTAGCACTTTGGTTAGCCGACCACAATGTACCCATATTAAGCTGGTCGCATACAGAGACAACAGGTGGAAGCCTGACGGCAAACCGCTTGTGTGGACAAAATTTCTTGTTGAATAATCTTTCATCCATGGAAGTTCAATATTCTTGGATATTTGAAGAGCCTGGTGCAGAAAGCCTGAACGAGTCATTAGGTCGCTTCATTCGTACTACATCAGCAAAAGCACGTTTAAAACACGCAAAATTGCTGATGGTAGGGGGAATGCGTGTTCCCGGATTCTATGATTGTGAGCTCAACGAAATGTCAATTGCCAAACATTTTGGTTTGGCAGTAGAACGCATTGATATGCATACCATTTGGCTGCATGGCGAAGCTAAATACCATGATGACATATTGAACCCATTAGTCGATAAGCTGGTCAATTCGCCAAAAGTACATAAGTGCGATGTAAAGCGCGATGAATTGAAGAAGTCAGTTCGACTGGCTCTGGCTATAGCCGACTACGCAAACAAAGAAGGTTACATCGGTGTGGCCTTGAAAAATTGGCCTGAACTGTTTGATAACTACGGCATATCAGGTGATGGTGCAGGCTCATTGGTGCAAGACCTTGGGATCCCTGTTGCCGATGAATCGGACATGGGAGCTTTACTTACCATGACCATATTTAATGAAATCACGGTAGGTGAAGCCTTACCTACACTCATGGATTTTTCATTCGTCAATCATAGTGAAAATAAGATTGGTATGTGGCATTGCGGCGGTACGTCAACCAAGTTGATGCGTGACGGATGTCAGCTGGAAATACGAAATCACAGCATACTGGACAATTACGATCCTGAGACTTCCTACGGCATGTTGTTCGAGTTTTTACAAGAAACAGGCCCCGTTACCATCGCGAAGTATCAGTATCCTCATGCGTCAACAATCTTCTCATTTGAAGGCAATCTCGTTGAATCGCCAATGCGCTATAGAGGTTGCTACGGCGAAGTCGTGCCAACAGAGCTTAACTCTAAATCTGTCGCCAGCTCCATAATGAATCACGGTATGGATCATCACTGGGTTGTGGCGCGAGGTCACCTTCTTGAAGACCTACGTGAATTTAACTATTGGTCTGGTATCAATGAATTGCCAGCGACAGCCGCCCAAACGACGGGTCGTGGTCTACCAAAGAAACTTGATTTTTAA
- a CDS encoding carbohydrate kinase family protein — translation MTFDVLVSGLNVIDLLVTLPEEYNYGSKHKVDNIIIQGGAPAGNGACGMATLGLNTAFLGYLGNNAQSSIARDELNRWNVDTSLMLCEPNMIPATALVQVDATSGERTVFYTTQGYRALVAADIQPTWLDNTKLLYVDGYDVEGNIALLELAKEKGIPSIIDMEVGNLNQLETMLKLGSHVILPLEAAQLISNEEDPETCLDTLSQLSDAQLVITDGANGSWARQQGKSIHQPCFEVAVVDTTGCGDAYHAAYAYSLIQGDTLTERMIFASAFAAIVATYFGGRTYFPSPSEVKSFIQNYQ, via the coding sequence ATGACATTTGATGTTTTGGTTTCAGGTCTCAATGTTATTGATCTGCTTGTGACACTACCTGAGGAGTACAACTACGGTAGCAAACACAAAGTGGACAATATTATTATTCAAGGAGGAGCACCTGCTGGCAATGGGGCGTGTGGTATGGCAACTCTCGGACTAAATACCGCATTTCTCGGCTACCTAGGTAACAACGCACAAAGCAGTATTGCACGTGATGAACTGAATCGATGGAATGTTGATACCAGTTTAATGCTCTGCGAACCCAATATGATCCCCGCGACAGCGTTGGTGCAAGTCGATGCCACATCGGGTGAAAGGACAGTGTTCTATACCACCCAAGGGTATCGAGCTCTTGTAGCGGCCGATATTCAGCCTACATGGCTTGATAACACAAAACTGTTGTATGTCGATGGCTATGACGTCGAAGGTAATATCGCATTGCTCGAGCTCGCCAAAGAGAAAGGTATTCCTTCTATCATTGATATGGAAGTCGGTAACCTCAACCAACTTGAAACCATGCTCAAACTAGGTAGCCACGTAATTTTACCGCTTGAAGCCGCACAGTTGATCTCCAATGAAGAAGACCCTGAAACCTGCCTCGACACTCTTAGTCAGCTAAGTGACGCGCAGCTCGTCATTACTGACGGGGCTAATGGTAGCTGGGCGCGACAACAGGGAAAAAGCATCCACCAGCCATGTTTTGAGGTCGCCGTCGTGGATACCACTGGTTGTGGAGACGCTTATCATGCGGCTTATGCTTACAGCCTAATTCAAGGTGACACCTTGACCGAAAGAATGATTTTTGCGTCGGCGTTTGCCGCTATCGTCGCAACCTACTTTGGTGGTCGAACGTATTTCCCATCGCCTTCAGAAGTTAAATCCTTTATCCAAAATTATCAATAA
- a CDS encoding AraC family transcriptional regulator: MRPILEHVPNTEQQSLFFNRYEKTSFTFPWHYHPQWELNYIIEGTGSAYTGNTVRHFVANELALIAPNVPHCWKSNVGTQSGVKSIFVQWDNRFLGDNWLEKPEFTSIKTMFEGCKAGLSFHHSNALGSRIIELQLKSPFKRMLGFIDLLHDLSMQTNVMPLGQGSMVTPSMVADKRIIAILDYVSEHYVRKISAENMATLTNMTPVSFSKFFARTFGKTFTQFVNEYRISQACTLLISTRLTVEQIADQCGYQNMSFFHRQFKILQGGVTPIAFRASYLQVTDETSADRTS, encoded by the coding sequence ATGAGACCAATACTTGAACATGTACCTAACACGGAACAGCAGTCTCTGTTTTTTAATCGTTATGAAAAAACCAGCTTTACCTTTCCTTGGCATTACCATCCGCAATGGGAACTTAATTATATTATTGAGGGAACGGGTTCGGCTTATACTGGTAACACTGTTCGTCATTTCGTTGCCAACGAACTAGCCTTGATTGCACCAAACGTTCCGCATTGTTGGAAAAGTAATGTCGGGACACAAAGTGGTGTGAAGTCGATATTTGTCCAATGGGATAATCGTTTTCTGGGTGATAATTGGCTCGAAAAACCAGAATTTACGAGTATCAAAACCATGTTTGAAGGGTGTAAAGCTGGGTTATCTTTTCATCATTCTAATGCCCTTGGCAGTCGTATCATTGAGTTACAACTGAAAAGTCCATTTAAACGAATGTTAGGGTTTATTGATTTATTGCATGACTTGAGTATGCAAACCAACGTCATGCCATTAGGGCAGGGGTCAATGGTCACACCCTCTATGGTTGCGGATAAAAGAATTATTGCTATTTTGGATTACGTCAGCGAGCATTATGTGCGAAAAATATCGGCGGAAAATATGGCAACATTAACCAATATGACGCCGGTGTCTTTTAGCAAATTCTTTGCGCGAACCTTTGGAAAGACGTTTACTCAGTTTGTCAACGAATACCGAATAAGTCAGGCGTGCACTCTACTGATATCGACTCGACTGACCGTAGAACAAATTGCCGATCAATGTGGTTACCAAAATATGTCGTTTTTTCATCGGCAGTTTAAAATATTACAAGGAGGGGTGACGCCGATTGCATTTCGTGCGTCCTACCTGCAAGTGACTGATGAGACATCTGCAGATAGGACGTCGTGA
- a CDS encoding LamG domain-containing protein — translation MKKNTFIITSIAIALAGCASTNSKPALTGYERVISAQPGPNSTTELTSASKNGYKAIGLDPTSGDYLLLDVPAAAGDQQQWQAQTHISDDFKYTFERTSERADFGDGKWYNFYHNAWDGPGATYWKHDHIGVQDGNLEFHLSRNPSTEKQGKPGVNAGCITSNTQVLYPVFVEASVSLADISLATAVWLLSPDDTQEIDILEAYPGKDNNNGHFSQYIHLSHHSFIRDPFTDYQPRDTNSWWLGDREGHASWGDYTWNNGDRQYIQIGVNWVNPFHFEYYINGELVRVVYNNAFATKMFNRGEWTWTYSYPKVNGNKKLSNDGKGYQAVDIYKKEQGEFNFAYLKQASERSPTSVIDPYNYQDGKGFNKPMDIIINNELQSWWTSNPTDEELSDTTGRNKMLVDWIRVFKPVKK, via the coding sequence ATGAAAAAGAACACCTTTATTATTACATCGATCGCTATTGCCTTAGCCGGTTGTGCATCAACAAACAGCAAACCGGCATTAACAGGCTATGAACGTGTTATTTCGGCCCAACCCGGCCCAAACAGTACAACTGAGCTGACTTCTGCGTCGAAAAACGGTTATAAGGCCATTGGACTTGATCCAACCTCCGGTGACTACTTATTACTCGATGTTCCGGCGGCAGCTGGCGACCAGCAGCAATGGCAAGCACAAACTCATATCTCTGATGACTTCAAGTACACATTCGAGCGAACCTCTGAACGTGCTGATTTTGGTGATGGTAAATGGTACAACTTTTACCACAACGCTTGGGATGGACCAGGTGCCACCTACTGGAAACACGATCACATTGGTGTCCAAGACGGTAATCTTGAATTCCACCTATCACGGAACCCAAGTACAGAAAAACAAGGAAAGCCGGGAGTTAATGCAGGATGTATCACTTCGAATACTCAGGTGTTGTATCCTGTCTTTGTGGAAGCAAGTGTAAGTCTTGCTGATATTTCACTCGCAACGGCAGTATGGTTACTAAGCCCTGATGATACGCAAGAGATTGACATTCTTGAAGCGTATCCTGGAAAAGACAACAATAATGGTCATTTCTCACAATATATTCATCTTAGTCATCACTCATTTATTCGTGACCCGTTTACAGATTACCAGCCTCGAGACACTAACAGCTGGTGGCTAGGCGATCGTGAAGGTCACGCAAGTTGGGGAGATTACACGTGGAACAATGGCGATCGTCAATACATTCAAATTGGCGTTAACTGGGTGAACCCTTTTCACTTTGAATACTATATCAACGGCGAACTCGTTCGTGTTGTCTACAATAATGCCTTTGCCACAAAAATGTTTAATCGTGGTGAGTGGACATGGACTTACAGCTACCCAAAAGTGAACGGCAACAAAAAGTTGTCTAACGATGGTAAGGGTTATCAAGCGGTTGATATCTACAAAAAAGAGCAAGGAGAATTTAACTTTGCCTATTTAAAGCAAGCAAGTGAACGCTCACCGACTTCGGTTATTGACCCATACAATTATCAAGATGGTAAAGGGTTCAACAAGCCAATGGATATTATTATTAATAATGAACTGCAAAGCTGGTGGACATCAAACCCAACGGACGAAGAGCTTAGTGATACCACAGGCCGAAACAAAATGTTAGTCGATTGGATCCGCGTCTTTAAGCCCGTCAAAAAATAG
- a CDS encoding LamG domain-containing protein → MKHTFTLATIATALVLAGCGGGSGDGPTDPGGQNGVAPPQAGPDSSTTLTDISTLGYGSVSEDPEDVHRLSVPAFAGVGKKWQERTDMSDDFQYEFEATSERQDFGDGRWYNFYHSSWDGPGATYWQHDHVTVKNGKAEFHVSRSDRTDKQDKPGINAACISSNQQVQFPVFVEASVSMSDISLAAAVWLLSPDDTQEIDILESYAGSANGNTYFSKFIHLSHHSFIRQPFTDYQPRDKNSWWKGSNDDHHMGGHESWGEFTWNNGNRQYIQIGVNWVNPYHFEYYINGELVRVLYNNAFATKMYSGSAPTWHYSYPKVDSNNDLMNDNTGYQAVEVYKQNSNDFNFDYLKQASERSPASVIDPYNYQQGKGFHKPMDIIINNELQSWWEHDPTDNELADTSGKNVMLVDWVRVFKPVAQ, encoded by the coding sequence ATGAAACATACATTTACTCTGGCGACGATAGCGACAGCTCTTGTTTTGGCCGGTTGCGGCGGTGGCTCAGGTGACGGCCCCACAGACCCAGGCGGACAAAATGGCGTAGCACCTCCTCAGGCTGGTCCTGACAGTTCAACCACATTGACTGATATTTCCACTCTTGGTTACGGTTCTGTTTCCGAAGACCCTGAAGACGTCCATCGACTAAGCGTGCCCGCATTTGCAGGTGTTGGAAAAAAATGGCAAGAACGGACTGATATGTCTGATGACTTTCAATACGAGTTTGAAGCGACATCAGAAAGACAGGATTTTGGTGACGGGCGTTGGTACAACTTTTATCATTCTAGTTGGGATGGTCCAGGCGCAACGTATTGGCAGCATGACCACGTTACGGTAAAAAATGGTAAAGCCGAGTTTCATGTCTCTCGAAGTGACAGAACCGATAAACAAGATAAACCCGGTATAAATGCCGCGTGTATTTCTTCAAACCAACAAGTGCAATTCCCTGTCTTTGTTGAAGCAAGTGTCAGTATGTCAGATATTTCTCTAGCTGCTGCAGTGTGGTTACTTAGCCCGGATGATACTCAAGAAATTGATATTCTAGAATCGTACGCAGGCAGCGCAAACGGCAATACTTATTTTTCAAAATTTATTCACCTGAGCCACCATTCTTTCATACGACAACCTTTCACCGATTATCAACCTCGTGATAAAAATAGTTGGTGGAAAGGTTCGAATGACGATCATCATATGGGCGGTCATGAAAGTTGGGGAGAATTTACTTGGAATAATGGTAACCGTCAGTACATACAAATTGGTGTGAATTGGGTCAACCCCTATCATTTTGAGTACTACATTAATGGTGAGTTAGTTCGAGTACTTTATAACAATGCATTTGCGACGAAAATGTACTCCGGTAGCGCTCCAACGTGGCATTACAGTTATCCAAAAGTGGATAGTAATAATGACTTAATGAATGACAATACCGGTTATCAAGCGGTCGAGGTTTATAAACAAAATAGTAATGACTTTAATTTTGATTACCTAAAACAAGCCAGTGAGCGCTCTCCAGCTTCAGTCATTGATCCTTATAACTATCAACAGGGCAAAGGTTTCCACAAACCAATGGACATCATTATAAATAATGAGCTCCAAAGTTGGTGGGAACATGACCCAACGGATAATGAACTGGCCGATACTTCTGGTAAAAACGTTATGCTTGTCGATTGGGTCCGTGTTTTCAAACCCGTTGCTCAATAA
- a CDS encoding sugar porter family MFS transporter yields MNHHTKNAIRYALIVALGGFVFGLDAAIISGTIRYISLEFGLSDLQIGTVVGAPSLGAIIALFFAGKIADAWGRKKTLILIAGLYVFSAIGSALSTNYEVLVAARFIGGLAFSSLSLASMYIGEVAPSRLRGKLVSCNQFNIVVGLSMAYFINYYLVINVSENIYFLSSEGIWRTMLASELVPATLWFGLLFTVPESPRWLITRGKVKEAKEVLSKLYTPDELMGIVKEINATMLEDKQPAFGHQLKSLITPKYRTALIIGVTIAIVQGITGMNAILFYAPTVFEQVGFGGNAAFQQAIYIGLTSVIFTIIAIIFIDKLGRRPLLLLGLTCAVLSHLTCWYGFNSAKFELTNTNIEQLSETIDVAPLTSLKGIVFNSDVEFKDTLSEVYSSIELVQYEASIIEKAITVNSYLILFGILGFIAAFHISIGPIMWVLFSEIFPNSVRSAAIPICAIVTSIASYLIQQFFPWQLANFGAANTFLMYAVFSGLGLVLISKLLPETKDKSIEQIEVLLSANRKSHKKLEQSNSY; encoded by the coding sequence ATGAACCATCACACTAAAAATGCCATCCGATACGCGCTAATTGTAGCGCTGGGTGGATTCGTCTTTGGCCTTGATGCCGCAATCATATCGGGAACCATTCGCTATATTAGTTTGGAGTTTGGTTTGTCTGATTTGCAGATCGGCACTGTGGTAGGTGCACCAAGCCTTGGCGCGATCATTGCACTATTTTTCGCGGGTAAAATAGCCGACGCGTGGGGGAGGAAAAAAACCCTCATACTTATTGCAGGTTTGTATGTCTTTTCCGCAATAGGTTCCGCATTATCAACCAATTATGAGGTTTTAGTCGCCGCGCGATTTATTGGTGGTCTTGCCTTTAGTTCTCTCTCTTTAGCCTCCATGTACATTGGTGAGGTTGCACCTTCACGACTACGAGGGAAGTTAGTGTCATGTAACCAATTTAACATTGTCGTTGGTTTATCCATGGCTTATTTCATTAATTACTACCTAGTCATCAATGTCTCTGAGAACATCTACTTTCTCTCATCAGAAGGTATCTGGAGAACTATGCTTGCATCAGAACTTGTTCCCGCAACCCTTTGGTTTGGGCTATTATTTACCGTCCCAGAATCTCCTCGCTGGTTAATCACTAGAGGGAAAGTTAAGGAAGCAAAAGAAGTACTTAGCAAACTGTACACGCCCGATGAACTGATGGGTATCGTGAAAGAAATCAACGCAACCATGCTAGAAGACAAACAACCCGCCTTTGGTCATCAACTTAAAAGCCTTATAACACCGAAGTATCGGACCGCTTTGATTATTGGTGTAACGATCGCCATTGTACAAGGCATCACGGGAATGAATGCCATCTTATTCTATGCGCCTACGGTTTTTGAACAAGTTGGATTTGGCGGTAATGCGGCCTTCCAGCAAGCAATCTATATAGGCTTAACGAGCGTCATATTTACCATCATTGCGATAATTTTTATCGACAAATTAGGACGCCGCCCATTACTACTGCTTGGTCTAACTTGCGCAGTTCTTAGTCATCTTACATGTTGGTATGGCTTCAATAGTGCTAAGTTTGAGCTAACCAACACTAACATTGAGCAACTGTCAGAAACCATCGATGTTGCCCCTCTCACATCACTGAAAGGAATCGTCTTTAACAGTGATGTTGAATTTAAAGATACTTTATCAGAGGTCTACTCTTCGATTGAATTGGTACAATATGAAGCGAGCATTATTGAAAAAGCGATCACCGTTAACTCCTATTTAATCTTATTTGGAATTCTTGGTTTCATCGCTGCGTTCCATATATCAATTGGACCTATTATGTGGGTTCTTTTCTCTGAGATATTTCCCAATTCAGTCCGTAGTGCTGCTATCCCTATATGTGCCATCGTTACTAGTATTGCGAGTTACCTAATTCAACAATTCTTCCCATGGCAATTGGCCAACTTTGGCGCAGCAAACACGTTCTTAATGTATGCAGTGTTCAGTGGTCTCGGATTAGTGCTAATTAGTAAACTACTACCTGAAACTAAAGACAAATCGATTGAACAGATAGAGGTGTTGTTGTCAGCCAATCGAAAGTCCCATAAGAAATTAGAACAAAGCAATAGCTATTAG
- the aldA gene encoding aldehyde dehydrogenase has protein sequence MSTLHSNLYIDGQWLKASSSETIEVINPSNETIVGYAPKATREDAQKALVSSDKASKAWAKLPAQTRANYVSKLADKLEANTESFAKLLTTEQGKTLSDARGEVAGSVGFLRYSAESARRIEGEIVTSENPNEQIWIQRVPFGVTAGLLAWNYPLALAARKLGNALVAGNTMVIMPPADTPLAVLEFSKLIAECDFPKGVVNIISGEGAVVGDELVRNPLTKLVTLTGSSEVGSILYRSASENITALNLELGGKAPFIVLDDVDVDHVVDLAVKSGFGNCGQICTSNERMYIHEAIYDEFMTKFIAKTKQLKVGNPLLDDTDIGPKVNAREIQNLTRMVERAKEQGAVIELGGGRPDGEEFDQGFWFAPTVITNVTNDMDIMKEETFGPIVAAMPVKSFEQALEYANDIDLGLSGYVYTNDMRKIMQAVNELEVGEIYVNRPNGELFNGFHTGFKRSGIGGEDGKHGLEGYLQKKTVYVNYQ, from the coding sequence ATGTCTACTTTACACAGCAATCTTTACATCGATGGTCAATGGCTAAAAGCCTCTAGCTCAGAGACTATTGAAGTTATTAACCCTAGTAATGAAACCATCGTGGGTTATGCACCAAAAGCGACGAGAGAAGATGCTCAAAAAGCACTTGTGTCGAGTGATAAAGCGTCAAAGGCATGGGCAAAGCTTCCTGCCCAGACTCGTGCTAACTATGTCTCTAAACTCGCCGACAAACTCGAAGCGAACACAGAGTCATTCGCAAAGCTGTTAACCACCGAACAAGGGAAAACACTTTCGGACGCTCGTGGTGAGGTCGCAGGTTCAGTTGGTTTTCTTCGTTACTCAGCTGAATCAGCTCGACGTATCGAGGGAGAGATAGTGACAAGCGAAAACCCAAATGAGCAAATCTGGATTCAACGTGTGCCTTTTGGTGTTACTGCTGGTCTACTTGCATGGAACTATCCGTTAGCACTTGCAGCGAGAAAACTCGGCAATGCATTAGTTGCGGGCAATACCATGGTGATTATGCCTCCAGCAGATACGCCACTAGCGGTTTTAGAGTTTTCAAAGCTCATCGCTGAGTGTGATTTCCCTAAAGGTGTCGTTAACATTATTTCAGGTGAAGGTGCCGTTGTCGGTGACGAATTAGTTCGAAACCCATTAACCAAGTTAGTAACACTAACAGGAAGCTCTGAAGTTGGCTCAATACTTTATCGTTCAGCTTCTGAGAATATCACCGCGCTGAATTTAGAACTTGGTGGTAAGGCGCCATTTATTGTGCTTGACGATGTCGATGTTGATCATGTCGTCGACCTAGCCGTGAAGTCTGGTTTTGGAAATTGCGGTCAAATTTGTACATCTAACGAGCGTATGTACATTCATGAAGCAATTTACGATGAGTTTATGACAAAATTCATTGCGAAAACAAAGCAACTAAAAGTTGGTAACCCGCTTCTAGATGACACCGATATTGGCCCTAAAGTCAACGCAAGAGAGATTCAAAACCTTACACGTATGGTTGAGCGTGCAAAAGAACAAGGCGCGGTGATTGAACTTGGCGGTGGAAGACCTGATGGGGAAGAGTTTGACCAAGGTTTTTGGTTTGCACCTACGGTTATCACGAACGTGACCAATGACATGGACATCATGAAAGAAGAAACATTTGGACCGATTGTAGCAGCGATGCCAGTTAAGAGCTTTGAACAAGCGCTGGAGTACGCCAATGATATCGACCTAGGCCTTTCTGGTTATGTTTATACCAACGATATGCGTAAGATCATGCAGGCGGTCAACGAGCTTGAAGTCGGTGAAATATATGTCAACCGACCGAATGGTGAGTTGTTCAACGGCTTCCACACTGGTTTCAAACGCTCTGGTATTGGTGGAGAGGATGGTAAACACGGTTTAGAGGGTTATTTACAGAAAAAAACTGTGTACGTCAATTATCAATAA
- a CDS encoding FCD domain-containing protein, translating to MIASNNTKRRYYDIGLQIEELLHSGVFKAGERLPSERELSDRFETSRATIREAIIMLELKGLVIVRQGAGIYFIDSPDKASSSAFIPKSDIGPFELLQARQIIESNIAGFAATQIKFNELRDLKKVLIQQENEINGDSEKFEQLDEQFHHLISESTQNRVLIRQAAEMWNTVRIENPLWRELNHKYLHEERLQTQWINDHKRILMALQKRSAEEAKQAVWQHIENSKVELLKIASSEGVDEELDDFFFALDLDIENS from the coding sequence ATGATTGCATCAAATAACACTAAACGACGATACTATGACATTGGGCTTCAAATCGAGGAGCTGCTCCACTCTGGAGTATTTAAAGCTGGTGAACGGTTGCCCTCTGAACGCGAACTGAGTGACCGCTTTGAGACGAGTCGCGCGACGATCCGTGAAGCTATCATTATGCTTGAGCTCAAAGGTCTAGTGATTGTAAGACAAGGCGCAGGTATCTATTTCATTGATTCTCCTGATAAAGCGTCCAGTAGTGCATTTATCCCTAAAAGTGATATTGGTCCTTTTGAGCTTCTTCAGGCTAGACAGATTATTGAAAGTAACATCGCAGGGTTCGCCGCGACGCAGATCAAGTTCAATGAACTTAGAGACCTTAAAAAGGTGCTTATCCAGCAAGAGAATGAAATTAACGGTGATAGTGAAAAGTTCGAACAACTTGATGAACAGTTTCACCATTTGATCTCTGAGTCGACCCAAAATCGTGTACTGATTCGTCAAGCGGCAGAGATGTGGAACACGGTACGTATTGAAAACCCTCTTTGGCGTGAGTTAAACCACAAGTATCTTCATGAAGAGCGACTACAAACTCAGTGGATTAACGATCACAAACGTATTTTGATGGCTTTACAAAAACGCTCTGCGGAAGAAGCGAAGCAGGCCGTTTGGCAGCACATTGAGAACAGTAAGGTCGAGTTATTAAAGATAGCATCGTCAGAAGGGGTTGATGAGGAACTCGATGACTTTTTCTTCGCTCTTGATTTAGATATCGAGAACAGTTGA